The sequence GTGCTCCAGGCGCGCTATCAAAGCTTGACGCCCCGCGAGCAGGAACTCCTGCCGTTGCTGGCGCGGGGTTTGCTCAACAAGCAGGCGGCGGGGATTCTCGGCATTACGGAATATACCGTGCAGGTACATCGCGGTCGCATCATGAGGAAGATGGGCGCGGATTCTTTTGCAACGCTGGTTAAGCAGGCGGGCAAATTAAGGCTCGAGACGCCACCCACCGCTGCTTCCGAGGCCTGAACATCAGCGCGGTTCTTTGTTAAACGGAACGACTGGGAGGTAGATCATGCACACGCCTCCGGTTCGAACTGTCGGCGTGATTGATGACGACCGGCGCGTGTTGACGTCGCTTGCGAACCTGCTTGCCTCCGGTGGCTACGGAACACGGATTTACGAAACGGCTGATGCGTTCCTGGCGGTGGATCATTCGGATCTGGCATGCGTGATCACGGACCTGGGAATGCGGCCGATAGATGGTCTTCAGGTACTGCAGCGAATCGCTCAATCTCCGAGTCCGGTTCCGGTCATCATCATCACAGGCAGGCCGAGTGAATATTCGGACGACTACTTTCTTCGACTAGGCGCCGTTGGCTTTTTCCGCAAGCCCGTTGATGGTGATGCGTTACTCGAACGTCTGAGCGATGTGATTTGAGTTTCACCGGGCAATAGTCCTATTGCCGATTGTTCCGTTGCGGGCACGATCTCCTTTCGATCTTTACTGTCGACATGGATGCGTCGGTTTGTGCGATTTCGATACGTTACCGTGCGGATCCTAAAGCAAGCCCGGATGAGCCGCGACACCATAGTCGCCTGTATTGCCTCATTGCCTACCATCGGAGGAGCCGGCGATGTCGAGTGGTTTGCGCCCTGGACGCCATGCGTGGACGATGCTGATCTCGTGCGTGACGCTGACTGCCTGTAGCGACGCGCCATCCGTCGGCGTGCTGGGCGCGTATTTTCCGGACTGGCTGTTCTGCATCGCGGGCGGCGTGCTGCTGGTCGCTTGCGTGCATGTGCTGCTGTCGAAGAGCGGCCGCGGCGATTGGCTCACGCCGCCCGCGATTGTCTACCCGGCGCTGACGGTGCTGTTTTCGATCGCGCTCTGGGCAATAGGCTTTAATCTCTTACCGAGCCTCTGACCATGACCGCTGCCCAAAGTACGGACGCAGGAAAGCAGCGTCCGCGAATCTGGCCCGCCTTGCTGCTAATCGTGCTGGCCGTCATCGCGGTCATCGCCGTGATCTGGCGCGTGGATACCGCGCCGCGTACCGACGACGCGTATGCATACGCCGACACGATCGGCGTCTCGCCCGAAGTCAGCGGCAAGATCGTCACGCTCGCGGTGCGCGACAACCAGGCGGTGAAGCAGGGCGATCTGCTGTTCGAAATCGACCCGCGGCCGTATCAGTTCGCGTTGCAGCGCGCCCAGGCGGCGCTTGCGCAACTCGATGCGCAGATTCCGCTGACCCAGCGCACTGTCAATGCGCAAGGATTCAGCGCCGATGCGGCAAAGTCGGCGGTCATTCGCGCGCAGACCGCCGCGAAGCAGGCGGGGGACACGCTGGCGAGAATGGAGCCGCTGATCGCGAAGGGCTATGTTTCCGCCGAAGACCTGGATCGCGCGCACACTGCGCAACGCTCGGCGCAGGCCGAGCTCGCAGCCGCGCAAGCGCAGGCCCGCGAGGCACAGGCGGCGGTCAGCAGCGTCGCCGCGCTCGTCGCGCAGCGCGCGGTGCTGACGGCTGAAATCTCGACGGCGCAGCTCAACCTGGAATATGCGACCGTGCGCGCACCGTTCGACGGCCGCGTCGTCGAGCTGCGCACGTCCGTCGGACAATTCGTGTCCGCGCAAAAGCCCGTCTTCACGCTGATCGATACGCGTCATTGGTACGTGATCGCCAATCTCCGCGAGAACGAGCTCGGCAACATCCGGCCCGGCACCCGCGCGACGGTTTACCTGATGAGCAATACCGGCATCCGTTTCAGCGGTTCGGTCGACTCGATCGGCTTTGGCGTCGATCCGCAGGACGGTAGCGGCACCGCGAACGGTCTGCCGAGCATTCAGCGCAGCATCAACTGGGTGCACGTCGCGCAGCGTTTTCCGGTGAAGATCCTGATCGATCATCCCGATCCGCAGATGTTCCGGATTGGCACGTCCGCTGTCGCCGTGCTGCAGCCTGATCGTCGCGACGATCGCAACACTCGCGACACTCGCGCGACGCCCAATGGAGCGCCGTCATGAGCGGGCTCGACGGCGTCGGGCGCCGCCTCGCCTGGCCGCGGCCGCTCGCGCAACTGGCCGCGTTCCTGCGCTCGGAGCTTGGCGGGTTTCCAGGGCGCGCCAACGTGACCCTGCGCTGCGTGCTCGGCTGCGCGATCGTGATTGTCGTGTCGATGACCTTGCAGCTGCCAGAGCTGGCGCTGTCGATGATAGCGGTGTTCTTCGTCACGCAGTCGAACATCGTGATGACCCGCCTGGTCGCATTGAGTATTGTGATCGGCACGACCTGCGCGATCGCCTGCATCATCGGCGTCTACCGGCTGACGTTCGACTACCCGCTGCTGCGCATCATCGTCGCAAGCGCGATCTTTTTTTGCAGCGCTTATCTGATTCGGGCCGTGGCGAAACTGGGGCTGGTGTTCTTTCTCGTCGCGCTGATCGTGATTTACGCGCAGACCTTTGCCGATCGGACCGATAACGCGGAAGCGCTGGTGCGGGACTGTCTGTGGGTGTGGGTGGCGGTGAACTACTCAGTTGTCCTGTCGCTGATCATCAACACGCTGTTTCTGCCAGCCGAACCGGAGCGGCAGTTGCGCGCCGCCATGCAACGGCAGCTCGCGACGGCCCGTGCGCGGCTCGCGGTCATGATCGACGCGAATGCGCCGGCGGTGCGTATCGGCTCGCTCGATCTCGAGCGCGGCGCGCTGGCGTTGCAGAAGCTGTTGCGTTTTTCAACCATGCGTCACCACTACAGCGAGGAAGATGCTTCGGCGTGGTTGGCCTGCGCGACCGTGGTATCGCGCATCTTTGAAGCTGCGGCGGTGCTGCCTGAGCATGCAGTCGCGCGCGACGCCGGGCAGATCGATGCCATCCGTGTGGTGCAGGACGAACTCGTGTCGCTCGATCACGCGATTGGAGACAACGTGCAATGGCAGCACTGGAGCGCATCGCACGAGGCGCCGGCGTCGACCTCGATACCCGCGCTCGACGCGATGCAACGCGCGCTCAACGCGTACTCCGAGGCCACGCGGCGTGCCGTCGCGCCGACGCCGCTGGATGAGGCGGCGGCCGGCAGTGCAGCGGAGAAAGAGGCGAAAGGGGAGCCGGCGACGAAAGCGACGAAAGTGGCGGCGCGTTCCGCGCAGCCCGGACCGGACGTGTTCGCGAATCCGCGTTACGCGCGCTTCGCGCTGCGTACGCTGTTCTCGGTCCTGATCTGCTACGTGTTCTACAACGCGGTGGACTGGCCGGGTATCCACACGATCATGCTGACGTGTCTCGTGGTCGCGCTGCCGAGCCTTGGCGCGTCGAGCCGCCAGGGCGTGCTGCGGATCACCGGCGCACTGATCGGCAGTGCCCTGGCGTTGTTCATGGTCGCGTTCGTGATTCCGCAACTGGAAAGCGTGACGGGTCTGCTGCTGATGAGCTTGCCCGTGATCGCGCTCGGCGCCTGGGTGGCGGCGGGTTCCGAGCGGAGCGCCTATGCCGGTATCCAGATCATGTTTACGTTTGCGCTGGCGCTGCTCGAATCGTTCTCGCCGCCGTCAGATCTCACCGAGATCCGCGACCGGATCGTCGGCATCATCCTGGGTGTCGGGGTGGCCACCTTCATCCAGATGTCGATGTGGCCGGAACGCGAATCGGATGGCCTGCGTACGCAACTGACCTCGATATTGCGCAAGATCGCGGCGCTGGCGCGTATCGAGGCGAAGGCGGTGCTCACCGGCCCACGCGCGACGGATTCGCAGGCGGTGGTTGAAACGTGGGCCATGATCGCCGATTGCGAGATGGCGCTCGCGCGTGTCGCGCTCGAACCCGACTGGCGCGAGGGAGAGACGACCCGTATTACGCTGCTGTCGCAGACGATGCTCGCGCAGAGCCGTGCGCTGCTTATCGCGATCGAAGCGTTTCATCATGAAGCGATGATCAATGCGTCGGCAAGCGCGCCGATGGCGCGCGCAGCGAAGTTTCAGTCGGATGTCGCGGATGCGCTGGAGCGATACGCGTCACAGCTCGCGGCCGAGCCACCGGCCGCGACGACGCCGGCGCCGCTCGACCCGAGTGAACTGCGCACCGCGCCGGCAGCGGTAGCGGGCAGGGCAGGCGCAGAAACGCTGGAACGGCTAGCTCTGCGGATTGATGCGGCACTCGCCGGGTTGCCACGCTGGTGGGCCGACGAGCATGCGTCTGGCGAATTCGCGAATGCGGGGTGATCTGCGATGACACACTTCGCCTGCATCCTGCGCCGCGTGCTGCGCTTACCGCGCTTACTGAGCCTGTGGCGCCTGACGCGCATGCCGGCCGTACGACTGGTCACGCGACCCGCCACACGACGGCTCGATCACTGGCTCGCGTCGCTTGCGCTGCCGTTGCTCGCCTCCTGCGCGATCATCCACCACGACAATCCGCCCGCCGCGATGATCGCGCCGCAGCAGATCCGCCTCGCCGACGACATCCATCTCGCGAACGAAGGCTGGCCGTCGGCGCGTTGGTGGGAGCAGTATCACGATCCGCAGCTCAATACGCTGGTCGACCTGGCGCTCGCCCATGCGCCGACGCTCGCCATCGCGCACGAGCGCGTCGGGCAGGCACACGCGCAGGTCGAACTGATCCAGGCGGGGTCCGGTCTGCAGATGTCCGCGCTGGCGGAAGCCGATCGCGAGCGGGTCTCGGGTCACGGTTTCCTCAGCGCGTATGCGTCGCACGACCCGGCGATCGGCGCGTACGGGCCGTGGTATTGGACCGGGCTGGTGGGCGTCGACGCGCACTACGACATCGACATCTGGGGCAAGCAGCGCGACCTTGTGCGCGCGGCGATCGGCGAGCAGAACGCGCGGCGCGCGGAGGCGGCGCAGGCCGAGCTCGAGCTGTCGGCAGGCGTCGCACAGCTCTACTACAGCATCCAGATCACCTATGCGAGCCTCGAGCTGTTGCGGCAGCTTCGCGAAGTGCGCGCGTTCGAGCTCGACACGCGATCGGCGCGGCACGAACGCGGCCTCGAAGCGCTGACACAAACCGCCGAGGCACGCGCGCAGTTGCTGGCGATCGACCAGCAGCTCGCGTCGAGCGAGGAACAGATCGTCCACGCGCGCGAGGCGCTGCGCGCGCTGGCGGGCGTCGGTCCCGACGATCTGCCGGCGATCGCGCCGGTGCCGTTGCCGGCGCCGGCGGTTTCGCTGCCGTCGACACTGTCGTATGAGCTGCTCGCGCGGCGCCCGGATTTGCAGGCGATGCGCTGGCTGGTGCAGGCGTCGTTCGACAAGATCGATGCGGCGAAAGCGGCCTTCTACCCGAGCTTCGATATCACCGCGTTCTTCGGTTTCAACGCGCTGCGCATGCGCGACCTGTTCATGCATTCGAGCCAGCAGATCAACCTCATTCCCGGCCTCACGCTGCCGATCTTCGACGGCGGCCGCCTGAACGCGAACCTGCACGGCGCGCGCACGGCCAGCAACACGCTGATCGAGCAGTACGACCAGGCGGTGCTCGACGCGGTGCGCGACGTCGCGCAGAGCGGCAGCGAGATCGATGACCTCGATCATCGAGTGCATTTGCAGCATGACCGGATTGACGCATTGAGTTTCGCACGCGACAGTGCCGAGGCGAGTTACCAGACCGGCCTCGCCGACAGGACCACGGCGATAGAGGCGAAGGCGCCGGTCATCGTTGGGCGCATCGAGCTCGTGCAACTGACCGGCGACGAGATCGAGGCGGGCATCGTGCTGACCCGCGCGCTCGGTGGCGGCTATCGCAGCGACGAGCTGCCGGGGGAGAGTGATCGCCATGCCTCGCGACCCTAACGTAACCGATGTAACTGACGTAACCGATGACCCGCCTGTCATGGAGTTGAGTCATGAAGAATCATGATGCTTCGGGAATCCGCACGCCACGTTCTGGCAATGCGGCTGTTCCACTCGGAGCCGGTGATCCGCCGCGGCGGGTCGTGACGGAGGACGTCGATCTGATCGAGCTCACCGCCGAAATCGTGGCGAGCTTCGTGTCGTGCAATCCGTTGCCGGCGGCCGATCTGTCGGCGTTCATCTCGAGCACCTACGCCGCGCTGGCCGCATTGCGCCCGACCTCGGCACCGGCTACGCAGCAGCGGGCTGCGGTGCCGATCGAGGAATCGGTGCACGACGATTACCTCGTCTGTCTCGAAGACGGACGCCGGCTGAAGTCGCTCACGCGCTACCTGCAACGCCACTTCGCGATGACCCCCGACGAATACCGCGCGAAGTGGGGCCTGCCCGCTGACTACCCGATGGTTGCGCGGGCTAATTCCGCGCTGCGCTCGTCGATCGCGAAGCGCCATCCCGCGGGCGCCATCAAGCCGCGCCGCGGCAACCTGAGATGAACGCACGAATGCGGGACGCCGCACCCGTCGCGCTCCCCCGAAAGGGGGATGCCGCGCCGCGACCAGACTGCGCAGGATGGGGGCTGTCGACATCCGCCCCGGGAAGCCGCCTGGCTTGCGTCGTGGGCACGTCGCCGGCATCGACAACAACCATCTTGCATGGGACCGGCGTAATCACTTTACATGGGACCGGAGTAGGCGCTGAACTCCGGTCGACAGAGAAGACGCACATGATCAAGCAGAGATCGAATGCGGTCTCGTGGTCGGCGACAGATTTCGCCGCCGACAGCGGGGGCGCGGCCGACCAGCCGGTCGTGCAGGTCGAGGAACGCTGGCGTTGCCCGCCGCCGTGCGCGGCCGGCAGCGTCGCCGGCGACCGGATCGCCATCGCGCGCTGGGCCCGGGAGCCCGGCGAAGGGCTGGAGGTGTCGAGCCGCCGCGACGACCGCTTCTGCATTGTCGGCATCAGTCTGAGGCCGGCCACGGTGCGCTTCCAGCACGGCGGCAACGTGATCTGGGACGGCCCCCTGATGCCGGGCTCAATCCAGATCACGGCGCCCGGCGAAAGCGTCAGTGCGTCGTATTCGACGTCGTGCCGCGTCATGCATCTGTTCATCGAACCGGATCTGCTGTCGAGGCGCTACGAGGAGGCCGACGGTGCGCTGCGGGAGCCGCTCGGGGCGATCGCAAACCCGCGCATTTTCCGCGACGTCGCGCTCGAGCGGTTCGCGACCGCGCTCGAGGAGGTCAATCCGGTCGCCGACACGTCCGGCCGGCTCTTCGCGGACAGCATTTGCGACGCGATCGTCGCGCGCCTGCTCACGCGGGCGGCCGACCGTACGCCGCGGGCCGCGCGGCGTGCGGCGCCGCTGCCGGCGTGGCGTCTGCGGCGTGCGCTCGATTTCATCGAAGCGAATCTCGCGCAGCCGATCGGACTGGCCGATGTTGCCGCCAGCACCGGCCTCACCCGCATGCATTTCGCCGCGCAATTCCGCTCGACCACCGGCTATTCGCCGCACGCGTACCTGCTGCGGCGCAGGATCGAGCACGCCCAGATGCTGCTGCGCTCGTCGACATTCAGCGTGCTCGACGTCGCGCTCAGTTGTGGCTTCGGATCGCATGCGCACTTCACGACCGTCTTCGGACGGATGGTCGGCGAGTCGCCCAACAGCTGGCGGACCCGCATGCTGCAAGCTAAGTGAATCGTCCCATCGATGGAATCAGCGCGACTGGCAGTGACGAACGCCGGGTCTGCGGTTCACAACGGTGGTTGATTGTTTCATCCATGGAGCACCTTCAGGAGAGCACGCATGAGCAAGAAAGTTGCGGAAGTCATTGTGGATACGCTCGCCGCGGCGGGCGTCAAGCATTGCTACGGGATCGTGGGCGACACGCTGAATCTCATCGCTCATCACATCAACGAGAGCGAGATCGAGTGGGTCCACGTGCGCCATGAGGAGGCGGGGGCGTTCGCCGCCGAAGGCGAAGCCATGCTGACCGGCAACCTCACAGCGGTGGCGGGAAGCTGCGGCCCTGGCAGCCTTCACTTCATCAACGGCCTGGTGGATGCCAATCGCAATCGGGCGCCGGTTATCCTGATCGCCACCCAGGTCGCGAGCGAGGAACTCGGCTTCAACTTTCCGCAGGAAGTCGACTTCAAGGCCATCTACGGTTCGTGCACCGTGTTCTGCGACATGATCATTACGCCGGAGCAGGCGCGCCGCAAAACCGTGATTGCCTGTCAGACCGCCATCGCAAAGGGGGGCGTCGCTGTGTTGATCGTTCCGGTCGACATCGCCCATGCCAATACGAGCGATGAGGTCCCGTATTCGGTTCACACCAATGTGCCCATGGTCCGGCCGAGTGACGCGGACCTCGACCGTGTCGCCGAAATCCTCAATGCGGGCGGCGACAAGATCGCGATCTATGGCGGGTCGGGATGCCGTGGCGCCCACGCCGAAATTCTGGCGGTTGCCGAGCGGCTCAAGGCGCCCATTGCCCACACGTCCCGCGCAAAAGACGTGCTGGAACATGACAACCCGTACAACGTCGGCATGACCGGTATTATCGGCGGCGAAGCGGGCTATCTGGCGGTATCCGAATGCGAGACCTTGCTGCTGCTAGGCGCCGACTTCGCGTGGCGGCAGTTCTATCCGGAGAAGGCCAAAATCGTCCAGATCGACATCGCACCGGATCACCTCGGTCGCCGGCATCCGGTTACGCTAGGGCTGGTTGGCGATATCAAGTCCACGATGGAGGCGTTGTTGCCGCGCCTTAAACCGCGTACGTCGACCGAGTTCCGCGACAAGCTTGTCGAACGGCATGCCAGCGCGCTGGAAGCCCACCTGGCCAAGGCCGTCCCGTCGAACCGCGGAACCATTCCACCGATCTATCTGACCGAGCTGATCAACCGGTATGCAGCGAGCGATGCGCTTTTCTGCGCCGACGATGGGACGCCCACGGTTTGGCTTTATCGGCATATCCAGACGAACGGAAAACGCCGGGTGTTTTCGAGCCTGCTTCACGGCACGATGGCGGCGGCTCTGCCCATGTCGTTGGGGCTGCAGAAGTGCCAGCCTGGACGCCAGGTGATTTCCATGTCCGGCGACGGCGGTCTCGCCATGCTGTTCGGTGAGCTCATGACGGTCGTGCAGGAGAAGCTGCCCGTCAAGGTGGTGGTGTTCGACAACGGCAAGCTGGGCTTTATCGACATCGAGCAGAAGTCCGAAGGCATGCTCCCGCTCTACACAGGCCTGCAAAACCCGGACTTCGGCAAGGTTGCCGAGGCGATCGGACTATGGGGGCGCACGGTGGCGAAAGCCGAGGAGCTCGAATAGGCCGTCGTGACCTGGTTGAACCAACCCGGCCCCGCGCTGCTGAACGTCAAGGTCGACACGATGACGCTCGTGATGCCGCCGAAGATCGAGTGGGGCTCTGCGTACGGAATGGTCCTGTACTCGGCGAAAGCCATGCTGCAGGGCCAGTCCGCCGACGTGTTCGCGATGATCCGTGAAAATTTATAGGACCTAGGCGGTAAGCGGGGCGGGCAGACGACCCGATCACGCTCTCGACGATCGCGCAGCAGCGCAGGATAAACGCGCGCGACGTGTCTTCATTGCCCTGTTTGGCTGTCTTGCCCCGGCGGGAGTAGACTCGCCGGGGTTGCTCCGTGATACCACGCCGATCGTCGCTTTGCGCCGATACTTGCGCGTGAACAAAAGGAGTAGAGGAAACCAGTTTGAGTGGCGTCGGGGAATTCGAGCATGCGTCTGTCCAAGGTTGATCTGAATCTCTTCGTGGTCTTCGAAGCCGTCTACAGAACGCGAAACCTGACGCGCGCAGCGGAGATGCTGTTCATCACCCAGCCTGCTGTCAGCAATGCGTTGGCGCGGATGCGCAAGGCATTCGACGATCAGCTCTTTGTCAGTACCTCGGCCGGCATGATGCCGACGCCCGCTTCGGAAAACATCATCGGCCAGGTTCGTGAGGCGCTGCAGTTGCTCGACTCGAGCACGCACGTCGGCGGGCGCTTCGATCCCGCCTCGTCTGAGCGTACCTTCCGGCTCAGCATGACCGACCTCACGGAGGCACTCCTTTTGCCCGCACTGGAGGAGGTGCTGCAGCAACTGGCGCCCGGCATCCGCATCGAAAGCTACTTCACGACGCGCAGAGAGGTTCCGGAAGCGCTAGCCAGCGGGGCGGTCAATCTCGCGATCGACGCGCCGCTGATTGACGACCCCTACCTCGAGCAGGAGCCGGTGGGCCGTGACCGTTATGCATGCATGCTGCGCCACGACCATCCGTTCACCAGAAAGAAGCTGACGATCGATGACTACCTCAGGTTCGGTCATATCCACGTCTCGAGCCGCCCTCAGGGGTCGGGTCTCGTCGACGCGGAACTGAACAGGCTGGGTCTCAGGCGATCGATTCAGACGCGGGTTCAACACTATCTGGTCGCCCCCTTGATCGCGATGCGCACCGATCTCGTCCTCACGGCCCCCCTCGTGCTGCTTCAGCGGTATGACGCGCGAATCCTGGCGCTGCCGTTCGATCTTCCGGATCTTCAGTCGCATTGCTACTGGCATCGAAGCGTGACCGGGGACCCGGCGCATCGTTGGCTGCGCGAGCAGATTGGCCGTCTCATGCGGGAAATGCACCAGTAGCCGGGGCCTGCCGGTGTGTCCGGGGCTTACGCGGCAGGTGTCACGGAAACTTATAGCCGACTATCACAACAATCAATTTCCTGAATGCCGCGGCACTCGGTATTCTGCTAGTCATGTTGAAGCGAGGATGACATGGCAGAACTCTATCTTGTACGGCATGGTCAGGCGTCTTTCGGCGCCGAAAACTATGACGAACTCTCTCCTTCCGGTCATACCCAATCAGCTTGGCTCGGCGAGTACTTCGCGCAGGCGAACGTGCGGTTCGATCGCGTTGTCATCGGCACCATGCAGCGGCATCGGCAAACCGTCGATGGCATTCTGGCCGCGATGGGTGGTCCGCAAGTCGAGATCGCGCAAGACGCGGGTCTGAACGAATACGATTTCGAGGCATTGTTCGCCGCCCTCGGCGAAGCGGGCTTGCCGTCAGGTTTGTCGCCGGCCAGTTCAAAGAAGGACTTTTACAAAGGGCTCCGGCAAGTGCTGCAGCTTTGGGCCGATGACCGCTTGCCGGGTCGTGTTCCAGAGACATGGCAGCAGTTCCAGGCGCGTGTCCAGCGCGCGCGCCTCGACATCCAGCGGGCTGGCGGCCGGCGCGTTCTGGTGGTGAGTTCGGGTGGTCCGATCGCGGTAACGGCCCAGCAGGTTCTGCAGGCGCCCAGTGCGAGCGCGATTGCCCTGAACCTGCAGATTCGAAACAGCAGCGTTTGCCAATACGTCTTTAACGACGATGCGATGTCGCTAGTCAGCTTCAATTCAGTGCCTCATCTCGAACATGCCGAGAGGCGTGAATTTGTCACTTACGGCTGATCTTTACATGAATGCCCATCTTCAATTCGACACCGAAAATCTCACACGTTATCTGACAGCGCACGTGCCCGGGTTTCAAGGACCGTTGTCCGTCGAGAAATTTCCCGGCGGACAGTCCAATCCGACGTTTCTGTTGAAGGCGCAAAGCGGTCACTACGTGCTGAGGCGTCAGCCTCCCGGCGCACTGCTCAAGTCCGCTCATGCGGTTGATCGTGAGTTTCGCGTGCTGTCGGCGCTTGGCAGAACATCGGTCCCGGTCGCCCGTGCGTATCACCTTTGCGAGGACCGTGACGTCATCGGTAGCCTGTTTTACGTCATGAGCTACGAAGACGGGCGAATCTTCTGGAATCCGGCGCTGCCCGAAGTACCCGTCGAGGAGCGCGGCTCAATCTATGACGCACTGCTCGGCACGATGGCGGCGCTCCACGACGTGGATATCGACGAAGTCGGATTGTCGGACTACGGCCGCCCGGGCGACTATTTCGCGCGTCAAATCGACCTGTGGACCCGGCAATATCGCGCCGCGCAGACCGATACCCTGGAGCCGATGGAGTCGCTGATCGCGTGGCTGCCGGCCCACTGTCCGGCGGAAACCGGCAAGCCTTCGCTCGTGCACGGCGATTTCCGTATCGACAACCTCATTTTCATGCGCGGCGAACCGCGAGTTCGCGCTGTTCTCGACTGGGAGCTATCCACGCTCGGCAATCCTCTGGCCGACATCGCGTACTTCTGCATGTGTTTGCGGCTTCCGCCCGGCAGCCATATCGCCGGACTCGCAGGCTTGAATCGCGGAGCGTTGGGGGTGCCGGACGAGGCGTCGATTGTCGAGCGCTATGGCGAGCTGCGGGGCATGTCGTCGATTGAGAACTGGAATTTCTACCTGGCGTTCAGCTTCTTCCGGCTCGCCGCTATCGCACAGGGTGTGAAGAAACGGGCCTTGAGCGGTAACGCATCGAATGAAAAGGCCCGGCAGGTGGGGGAGATGGCTGGCGTGCTGGCGAAGATGGGCATGGACCTGATCTGAAGACAGGCAGGAAACACGGAAACGTTGAAGGATGGAGACTGATTGTGACTACTAATTTGTTTGACCTGAAAGGGAAGATTGCGCTGGTGACGGGCGCGAGCCGCGGTATCGGTGAGGAGATCGCCAAACTGCTCGCCGAGCAGGGTGCCCACGTGATCGTGTCGAGCCGCAAGCTGGAAGATTGCGAATCGGTGGCGCGTGAGATCAGCGAAGCGGGCGGGAGCGCTGAAGCCAAAGCGTGCCATGTCGGGCGCCTCGAGGACATTCACGCGATCTTCGCGCATATTCGTGCACAGCATGGCCGTCTGGATATCCTCGTCAACAACGCGGGGGCCAATCCGTATTTTGGCCACATTCTCGACACCGATCTGTCGTCCTTCGAAAAGACGGTGGAAGTCAATCTGCGCGGTTACTTCTTCATGTCCGTGGAAGCGGGCAAGCTGATGCGGGAGCACGGTGGCGGTGCGATCGTCAACACGGCTTCGGTCAATGCCTTGCAGCCTGGCG comes from Burkholderia sp. GAS332 and encodes:
- a CDS encoding Broad specificity phosphatase PhoE gives rise to the protein MAELYLVRHGQASFGAENYDELSPSGHTQSAWLGEYFAQANVRFDRVVIGTMQRHRQTVDGILAAMGGPQVEIAQDAGLNEYDFEALFAALGEAGLPSGLSPASSKKDFYKGLRQVLQLWADDRLPGRVPETWQQFQARVQRARLDIQRAGGRRVLVVSSGGPIAVTAQQVLQAPSASAIALNLQIRNSSVCQYVFNDDAMSLVSFNSVPHLEHAERREFVTYG
- a CDS encoding NAD(P)-dependent dehydrogenase, short-chain alcohol dehydrogenase family, with protein sequence MTTNLFDLKGKIALVTGASRGIGEEIAKLLAEQGAHVIVSSRKLEDCESVAREISEAGGSAEAKACHVGRLEDIHAIFAHIRAQHGRLDILVNNAGANPYFGHILDTDLSSFEKTVEVNLRGYFFMSVEAGKLMREHGGGAIVNTASVNALQPGDKQGIYSITKAAVVNMTRAFAKECGPLGIRVNALLPGLTKTRFAGALFADQATYESWMSRIPLRRHAEPREMAGTVLYLVSDAASYTNGECIVVDGGLTI
- a CDS encoding Predicted kinase, aminoglycoside phosphotransferase (APT) family, encoding MNAHLQFDTENLTRYLTAHVPGFQGPLSVEKFPGGQSNPTFLLKAQSGHYVLRRQPPGALLKSAHAVDREFRVLSALGRTSVPVARAYHLCEDRDVIGSLFYVMSYEDGRIFWNPALPEVPVEERGSIYDALLGTMAALHDVDIDEVGLSDYGRPGDYFARQIDLWTRQYRAAQTDTLEPMESLIAWLPAHCPAETGKPSLVHGDFRIDNLIFMRGEPRVRAVLDWELSTLGNPLADIAYFCMCLRLPPGSHIAGLAGLNRGALGVPDEASIVERYGELRGMSSIENWNFYLAFSFFRLAAIAQGVKKRALSGNASNEKARQVGEMAGVLAKMGMDLI